Proteins found in one Pseudophryne corroboree isolate aPseCor3 unplaced genomic scaffold, aPseCor3.hap2 scaffold_1551, whole genome shotgun sequence genomic segment:
- the LOC135000493 gene encoding low-density lipoprotein receptor class A domain-containing protein 2-like produces the protein MIVNSHGDSRKYYFVSIGTDCRLTMQAATPKDKVQFQFRFFLVYSLLRMSNIQSQTSGPGVSSSLRNASSQEASRTPGMGADPLSDPCNAGSYVQFYDGKDHYSEALSTPLCGKTIPRPVLSTGSYLTLRLVTRGQQPRVDFVGDFTSFRIGFNTSECRSEPYFSCHNGKCIPSSLVCDERNIDNCGDGSDQSASPPANCVSLYRKGGNSRVQGMPGTPTDGPGSSAATSPDLPATALNLSCGNEGNQKLLVPDSIQPHGYNIDRRSSASFLYLYIILGLAIGVALLFWCCWSPGWFIWRVSACRFIPCCNSFCASCHLCTRSCVLKEKNRPSKVTPETTAPTVPV, from the exons ATGATTGTGAACTCACATGGGGACTCCAGGAAATACTACTTTGTGTCTATTGGGACAGACTGCCGACTGACCATGCAGGCCGCTACTCCGAAGGACAAGGTCCAGTTCCAGTTCCGCTTCTTCCTGGTCTACAGCCTCCTGCGCATGTCCAACATTCAGAGCCAGACATCAGGGCCAGGTGTGAGCAGCAGCCTGCGAAACGCGTCATCTCAAGAGGCTTCAAGGACACCTGGGATGGGTGCAGACCCTCTAAGCGACCCCTGTAATGCTGGCTCCTATGTACAATTCTACGATGGCAAAGACCATTACTCAGAAGCTCTAAGCACTCCTCTATGTGGGAAGACCATCCCCAGGCCAGTCCTGTCCACTGGCAGCTATCTAACCCTACGCCTGGTCACCCGCGGCCAGCAGCCTAGAGTGGACTTTGTTGGTGATTTTACCTCTTTCAGAATAG GCTTCAACACCTCGGAGTGCAGGTCAGAGCCGTACTTCAGCTGCCATAACGGCAAATGTATCCCGTCCAGCCTGGTGTGTGACGAGCGCAACATCGATAACTGTGGAGATGGGAGTGATCAGTCTGCCAGCCCCCCGGCCAACTGCGTCTCCTTGTACAGGAAAGGGGGGAACAGCAGAG TGCAAGGGATGCCGGGAACGCCCACAGACGGACCAGGCAGCAGCGCGGCTACTTCACCAGACCTTCCGGCGACTGCGCTAAATCTCAGCTGTGGGAACGAAGgcaatcagaagctgcttgtgccagaCAGCATCCAGCCGCACGGATATAACATAG ACAGGAGATCCTCCGCCTCCTTCCTTTACCTGTATATAATCCTGGGGCTGGCCATCGGCGTGGCTCTGCTGTTCTGGTGCTGCTGGTCCCCCGGCTGGTTCATCTGGAGAGTCAGCGCCTGTCGCTTCATTCCCTGCTGCAACTCCTTCTGCGCCTCTTGCCACCTCTGCACCCGAAGCTGCGTCCTGAAGGAGAAAAACCGACCCAGCAAAGTGACCCCCGAGACTACAGCGCCAACTGTGCCGGTGTGA